The Trichocoleus sp. FACHB-46 genome has a segment encoding these proteins:
- a CDS encoding serine/threonine-protein kinase, whose protein sequence is MSYCINPACPNPENITHTELCQACGSKLLLRDRYRISQALGQGGFGATFLAIDESLPGEPNCVLKQLRPTSTAPHVLQMARDLFRREAKTLGKIGSHPQVPRLLDYFEANQEFYLVQEYVGGATLQQEIKRGGPLSEAGIKQFLSEILPVLQYVHSQQVIHRDIKPANIIRRTQDAKLVLIDFGAVKDQVSQTSMSVSEQTALTAYAIGTPGYAPPEQMAMRPVYASDIYAVGVTCIYLLTGKSPKDLDYDPATGELMWEKHVHVTEHFASVLRKMLEVSVRHRFQSAAEILRALDLEPYLDSLAKSMSTQNQGNPQNPTRRQSGDRTDETGSPVTASPAARVAMAIRARQAKSDSTSLQSGMSRNRVLAAKPSSLTALRSKGSTTGQPKVPPKIDAQALQLAYSKGRRDFAAYDLSLLSLQRASLSGAIFHQSKLNNANLQGANLFNADFGRASLNGINLRDANLSRAYLSHADLEGADLRGADLSHAYLANANLRGANLCGANLTGAKVTDEQLSAARTNWATVRPGGKKGLW, encoded by the coding sequence ATGAGCTACTGCATAAATCCAGCCTGTCCTAATCCTGAGAACATAACCCACACTGAATTATGTCAGGCCTGTGGCTCTAAGCTATTGCTTCGCGATCGCTATCGAATTAGCCAAGCGCTAGGACAAGGTGGATTTGGAGCCACCTTTCTGGCAATTGATGAATCGTTGCCAGGAGAACCCAACTGTGTCCTCAAGCAGTTGCGGCCTACCTCAACCGCGCCCCACGTCCTGCAAATGGCGCGGGATTTGTTTCGTCGAGAAGCAAAAACTTTGGGCAAAATTGGTAGCCATCCCCAAGTGCCGCGTTTGCTCGATTATTTTGAAGCAAACCAAGAATTCTATCTAGTTCAGGAATACGTTGGTGGTGCCACTCTACAACAAGAGATCAAGCGAGGTGGCCCCTTAAGCGAAGCAGGAATTAAGCAATTCCTCAGCGAAATTCTGCCTGTTTTGCAATACGTCCACAGCCAACAAGTCATTCACCGCGACATTAAGCCTGCCAACATTATTCGCCGCACTCAAGATGCCAAGCTGGTACTGATTGACTTCGGTGCCGTGAAAGATCAGGTCAGCCAAACCTCCATGAGTGTGTCGGAGCAAACGGCATTAACTGCCTACGCGATTGGGACACCTGGCTATGCACCGCCAGAGCAGATGGCGATGCGTCCTGTATATGCCAGTGACATATATGCCGTCGGCGTGACTTGCATTTATCTCCTAACCGGAAAATCTCCTAAAGATTTAGACTACGACCCAGCCACAGGGGAACTCATGTGGGAGAAGCATGTGCATGTTACGGAGCACTTTGCGAGTGTGCTGCGGAAAATGCTAGAAGTTTCGGTACGTCACCGCTTTCAGTCTGCGGCTGAAATTCTCCGAGCCTTAGATCTAGAGCCTTATCTAGACAGTCTGGCTAAGAGTATGTCAACTCAGAACCAGGGTAATCCTCAGAACCCGACTCGTCGTCAGTCAGGCGATCGCACAGATGAGACCGGTAGCCCTGTCACCGCTTCTCCCGCCGCACGGGTAGCAATGGCAATTCGAGCTCGACAGGCAAAATCAGACTCCACGAGTTTGCAGTCAGGCATGTCTCGTAATCGAGTGTTAGCTGCGAAACCCTCCTCACTGACTGCTCTACGCAGTAAAGGGTCTACCACTGGGCAGCCAAAAGTACCACCAAAAATTGATGCCCAAGCTTTACAACTGGCTTACTCTAAAGGCCGACGTGATTTTGCAGCCTATGACTTGAGTCTCTTGAGTCTGCAACGCGCCAGTCTATCCGGAGCAATTTTTCACCAATCCAAACTGAACAACGCCAACCTCCAAGGTGCGAATCTCTTCAATGCTGATTTTGGGCGAGCCAGCTTAAACGGCATTAATCTTCGAGATGCCAACTTGTCTAGAGCTTATTTAAGCCATGCGGACTTGGAAGGGGCTGACTTACGCGGCGCGGATCTGAGCCATGCTTATCTTGCGAATGCCAACTTGCGGGGTGCAAATCTGTGTGGCGCTAATTTGACAGGTGCTAAAGTAACGGACGAACAGTTATCTGCGGCTCGCACCAACTGGGCAACGGTGCGTCCGGGTGGTAAAAAAGGACTTTGGTAA
- a CDS encoding glutathione S-transferase family protein yields the protein MLKLYGGARSRASIVQWYLEEIGLPYEFVLLDMQAGAHLQPEFLAINPMGKVPAIADGNYHLWESGAILLYLAEKYGQTSTSSEQRGEIAQWVLFANATLGPGIFVEASRERESARLFPALNQIFEQQPYLLGPEFSVADVAVGSMLAYMPLMLKLDFSAYPGLLAYLKQVTERPAYQKVMSARAT from the coding sequence ATGCTCAAGCTCTATGGTGGAGCCCGTAGTCGAGCATCTATTGTGCAGTGGTATCTGGAAGAAATTGGCCTTCCCTACGAGTTTGTCTTGCTAGATATGCAGGCGGGGGCGCACTTACAGCCTGAGTTTCTGGCGATCAACCCAATGGGGAAAGTGCCTGCGATCGCGGATGGAAACTATCACCTTTGGGAATCAGGCGCGATCTTGCTGTACTTGGCTGAGAAATATGGCCAGACCTCTACTTCATCTGAGCAGCGAGGTGAGATTGCTCAGTGGGTTTTGTTTGCTAATGCGACGCTGGGGCCAGGAATTTTTGTTGAGGCGAGTCGAGAACGGGAATCCGCCCGCCTATTTCCTGCGCTGAACCAAATTTTTGAGCAACAACCTTATTTGCTTGGCCCTGAATTTAGTGTCGCAGATGTGGCAGTGGGGTCAATGCTAGCCTATATGCCCTTGATGCTGAAATTAGATTTCAGTGCTTATCCTGGCCTCCTAGCTTACTTAAAGCAAGTTACAGAACGGCCAGCCTATCAAAAGGTAATGTCTGCACGTGCGACCTAA
- a CDS encoding photosystem II reaction center protein K yields the protein MEAALLLAKLPEAYAIFDPLVDVLPIIPVFFLLLAFVWQAAVGFR from the coding sequence ATGGAAGCAGCACTGCTGTTGGCAAAACTGCCTGAAGCTTACGCAATCTTCGATCCCCTAGTGGACGTTTTACCCATCATTCCAGTCTTTTTCTTGCTGCTCGCCTTTGTTTGGCAAGCTGCTGTGGGTTTTAGATAA
- the tgt gene encoding tRNA guanosine(34) transglycosylase Tgt yields MSAQFTFQCQAQCCRTQARAGLFTTPHGVVETPRFMPVGTLANVKTITPDQLQATGAQMVLANTYHLHLQPGEEIVAQAGGLHQFMGWSGPMLTDSGGFQVFSLSEMRQIDETGVKFRSPKDGQIIHLTPERSIQIQNQLGADVIMAFDECPPYPATREAIAEATARTYRWLERCIAAHQRPDQALFGIVQGGVHLDLRAEAARSLAALDLPGYAIGGVSVGEPPELIEQIVKATTPLLPVDKPRYLMGVGTYREMAQAIAAGMDLFDCVIPTRLARHGNALVRGDRWNLKNARFREDFTPLDATCPCYTCQKFTRAYVSHLLRSREILAYTLLSIHNITELVRFTQEIRASILQGSFAEDFARWLAPTSPPASVP; encoded by the coding sequence TTGAGCGCTCAGTTTACTTTTCAATGTCAGGCCCAGTGTTGTCGTACTCAAGCTAGAGCAGGTCTGTTTACAACACCACATGGTGTGGTCGAAACGCCTCGATTCATGCCAGTGGGCACTTTGGCGAATGTTAAGACCATTACACCAGACCAACTCCAAGCCACTGGTGCCCAAATGGTACTCGCCAATACCTACCATCTACATCTCCAACCAGGCGAGGAGATTGTGGCCCAGGCAGGCGGGCTGCATCAATTTATGGGTTGGTCTGGCCCAATGCTGACTGATTCGGGCGGCTTTCAGGTGTTTAGCCTGAGTGAAATGCGCCAAATCGACGAGACAGGCGTGAAGTTTCGCTCTCCTAAAGACGGGCAAATCATTCACCTGACCCCAGAGCGGTCGATTCAGATTCAAAATCAACTGGGTGCTGACGTGATTATGGCGTTCGACGAATGCCCTCCCTACCCCGCGACAAGAGAAGCGATCGCCGAAGCCACAGCCCGGACCTATCGCTGGTTAGAGCGTTGCATTGCGGCTCATCAGCGACCCGATCAAGCTTTGTTTGGCATTGTGCAAGGAGGGGTTCACTTAGACTTACGAGCTGAAGCTGCTCGCTCTCTGGCGGCGCTTGACCTGCCTGGATACGCAATCGGCGGTGTGAGTGTGGGCGAGCCACCCGAACTGATCGAACAAATTGTTAAAGCGACGACACCTTTGCTGCCCGTAGACAAACCCCGCTATCTCATGGGTGTAGGCACTTACCGCGAAATGGCTCAAGCGATCGCGGCGGGCATGGATTTGTTTGACTGTGTCATTCCCACTCGGCTGGCGCGGCATGGCAACGCTTTAGTTCGAGGCGATCGCTGGAACCTTAAGAATGCGCGGTTTCGGGAAGACTTTACGCCCCTGGATGCCACTTGCCCCTGCTATACCTGCCAGAAATTTACGCGGGCATATGTCAGTCACTTGTTGCGATCGCGGGAAATTCTGGCTTACACCCTGCTATCCATTCACAACATCACTGAACTAGTTCGATTTACTCAAGAGATTCGAGCTTCGATCTTACAAGGCTCCTTTGCAGAGGATTTTGCTCGCTGGTTAGCACCTACTTCACCCCCTGCCTCCGTCCCCTAG
- a CDS encoding tetratricopeptide repeat protein produces the protein MPNRSPLLPLLIALGLWSVAQPASAQAMIPHTLQLNSNQLEQQGLSLAQEAAQLAQFQQYELALSRAQLASQLAPNNSQVWSLLGSLYLQETELDKGIRALERARSLDSKNTAILFALGSAHFQKAQYAKAADYLQAGLKLKPDTAGALFDLGNAYYMLERYQEAIAQYETAVKQDPKFWPAVNNIGLIRYEQGSVDAAIKQWRTAVSMDAKAAEPQLALAVALYNKGDRNQGLVLGEKAVELDSRYGDLKFLKENLWGDRLLTDAKKLLNTPRIQATLARSQPQPTPQQPPQ, from the coding sequence GTGCCTAACCGCTCTCCTCTGCTTCCTCTCCTAATCGCCCTCGGTTTGTGGAGTGTGGCTCAACCCGCCTCGGCGCAAGCAATGATTCCCCACACGCTGCAATTGAACTCGAATCAATTAGAGCAGCAGGGCCTCAGTTTAGCACAGGAAGCAGCTCAGCTGGCTCAGTTCCAGCAGTACGAATTAGCACTGTCCAGAGCGCAATTAGCGTCTCAGTTGGCTCCTAATAATTCCCAAGTTTGGTCATTGCTTGGCAGCTTATATTTGCAAGAGACTGAGCTAGATAAGGGCATTAGGGCTTTGGAGCGGGCGCGATCGCTAGACTCCAAAAATACTGCCATTCTGTTTGCCCTGGGTTCAGCACATTTTCAAAAAGCCCAGTACGCCAAAGCGGCTGATTATCTGCAAGCAGGCTTGAAGCTAAAGCCAGATACAGCTGGAGCTTTATTTGATCTAGGCAATGCCTACTACATGCTGGAGCGCTATCAAGAAGCGATCGCTCAGTACGAAACTGCAGTAAAACAAGACCCCAAGTTTTGGCCTGCGGTCAACAACATTGGCTTGATTCGATATGAGCAAGGCTCGGTAGATGCAGCGATTAAGCAATGGCGGACTGCGGTCTCAATGGATGCCAAAGCGGCTGAGCCTCAATTAGCGCTGGCGGTGGCACTTTATAACAAAGGCGATCGCAACCAAGGATTAGTTTTGGGCGAAAAAGCGGTTGAGTTAGATAGTCGATATGGTGATTTGAAGTTCCTCAAGGAGAATCTCTGGGGCGATCGCTTACTCACAGATGCCAAGAAGCTGCTAAATACACCGAGAATCCAAGCGACCCTAGCTCGGAGCCAGCCGCAACCAACCCCTCAGCAACCTCCCCAGTAG
- a CDS encoding response regulator: MKTVLIVEDDLVNARVFGKILTKRGGLAVKHTENVEEVIQIARSGEADIILMDVSLARSVYQGKSVDGIKITQMLKADPQTAQLPIILVTAHAMQGDRETFLKQSGADGYISKPVVDHQQFVDQITALLPQD, from the coding sequence ATGAAAACCGTTTTAATTGTGGAGGATGATTTGGTAAACGCTCGCGTTTTTGGCAAAATTCTGACAAAACGTGGGGGTTTAGCCGTGAAGCACACAGAAAATGTCGAAGAGGTGATACAGATTGCTCGCTCTGGTGAAGCCGATATTATTCTGATGGATGTTTCTTTGGCTCGAAGTGTTTATCAAGGCAAGTCGGTTGATGGCATCAAAATTACGCAAATGCTGAAAGCAGATCCGCAGACAGCTCAACTTCCCATCATCCTAGTTACAGCCCATGCCATGCAGGGCGATCGCGAGACTTTTCTGAAGCAGAGCGGAGCTGACGGCTATATTTCCAAGCCTGTCGTTGATCATCAGCAGTTTGTCGATCAAATTACCGCTCTATTGCCTCAAGACTAG
- the gyrA gene encoding DNA gyrase subunit A, with product MAKQLNLIQNGQVIPTALHTEMQQSYLEYAMSVIVGRALPDVRDGLKPVHRRIVYAMHELGLTPDRPYRKCARVVGDVLGKYHPHGDQAVYDALVRLVQDFSSRYPLLAGHGNFGSVDDDPPAAMRYTETRLAQIGNEGLLSEIGEATVNFIGNFDNSQQEPTVLPAQLPFLILNGSSGIAVGMATNIPPHNLGEVVDGLIALIDRPQLSDEQLLEIIPGPDFPTGGEIVGKEGIRDAYTTGRGSIPMRGIAQVEEVPVGKGRQRRTAIVITELPYQVNKAGLIEKMADLVNQGRIEGIADIRDESDRDGMRIVIELKRDVNPQLVLHHLYKQTPLQTNFGAILLALVDGQPRQLTLKQLLQHFLDFREVTLTRQYINELSQAQSRAHLVEGLLTALSHLDPVIEILRHAPDGTTAKISLQNELNLSDRQADAILSMPMRRLTGLERQNLQTEYDELTSRMQNLQRLLGDRHELLKALKKDFRALKKKHGDVRRTRIAGSSSVTTTPEEELLAETPSTEEETVLELTQRGYVRRLSVKAFQRQNRGKPDSSVSTKPEESSDAVNQTLWTNTAQELLVVTRSGKAYTIKVGDIPVSAGRNAKGTPLVTLLPNAAQGDPETISAQLLIPEHVEELSLVMLTQQGRAKRVPLSEFTNLTSRGLTALKLKDDDELVYACPAFIGQQIVLATSGGRLLRFEVDEDQLPLMGRAAQGNQALRLRRQERLVGCAVLEADNHLLLVSERGYAKRMPVTALRLTNRGEIGIQAIQFTAKTDNLAAMSAALPKTEVLLWTNQNRLARLTVETVAIRGKDSPGDRLFPLNSGEKIATITVLETSTSSLETD from the coding sequence ATGGCGAAACAGTTGAACCTGATCCAAAACGGACAGGTCATCCCCACTGCCCTGCACACAGAGATGCAACAGTCCTACCTGGAATACGCCATGAGTGTGATTGTGGGGCGGGCGTTGCCAGATGTCCGGGATGGCCTCAAGCCAGTGCATCGGCGCATTGTGTATGCCATGCATGAACTTGGCCTCACTCCCGATCGTCCCTATCGCAAATGTGCCCGTGTGGTGGGAGATGTATTGGGGAAATATCACCCCCACGGCGACCAAGCGGTTTACGACGCTTTAGTCAGGCTGGTGCAAGACTTTTCCAGTCGCTATCCGCTCTTGGCAGGGCATGGCAACTTTGGCTCGGTGGATGATGACCCTCCCGCCGCCATGCGTTATACCGAAACTCGGCTAGCGCAGATTGGCAATGAAGGCTTGCTGAGCGAGATTGGCGAAGCCACAGTTAATTTTATTGGTAACTTTGACAACTCCCAGCAAGAACCTACCGTTCTACCTGCTCAATTGCCATTCTTGATCCTCAACGGCAGTTCTGGCATTGCTGTGGGAATGGCGACTAATATACCTCCACACAATTTAGGCGAAGTCGTCGATGGCTTGATCGCTTTAATCGATCGCCCGCAGCTATCCGATGAGCAACTGCTAGAAATTATTCCTGGCCCCGATTTCCCGACCGGAGGAGAGATCGTGGGCAAAGAGGGAATTCGGGATGCCTACACCACAGGGCGAGGCAGCATTCCCATGCGGGGGATTGCTCAAGTAGAAGAAGTGCCTGTGGGCAAAGGACGACAGCGCCGTACGGCAATTGTGATTACGGAGTTGCCCTATCAAGTCAATAAAGCGGGCTTGATTGAGAAGATGGCTGACCTGGTCAACCAAGGCCGCATTGAAGGGATTGCCGACATCCGCGATGAAAGCGATCGCGATGGCATGCGGATCGTGATTGAACTGAAACGAGATGTAAATCCGCAACTGGTGCTGCACCATCTCTACAAGCAAACCCCACTGCAGACCAACTTTGGAGCCATTCTACTGGCCTTAGTGGATGGTCAACCTCGCCAGCTAACCCTCAAGCAACTGCTACAACATTTTCTCGACTTCCGCGAAGTCACCTTGACCCGGCAATATATCAATGAGCTGAGTCAAGCCCAGAGTCGCGCCCACTTGGTAGAAGGGCTGTTAACGGCTTTATCTCACCTAGACCCTGTAATCGAGATTTTGCGTCACGCCCCAGATGGCACTACTGCCAAAATCAGCTTACAAAACGAGTTGAACCTGAGCGATCGCCAAGCCGATGCTATTTTGTCCATGCCGATGCGGCGTTTAACGGGGCTAGAGCGACAAAACTTGCAGACAGAATATGACGAACTAACCAGCCGGATGCAAAACCTGCAACGGTTGTTGGGCGATCGCCATGAACTCCTAAAAGCTTTGAAAAAAGATTTCCGGGCTTTGAAGAAAAAGCATGGAGATGTTCGCCGGACCCGCATTGCTGGCAGTAGCTCAGTGACAACCACCCCGGAAGAAGAACTGCTAGCTGAGACACCCAGCACCGAAGAGGAAACAGTCCTAGAGCTGACGCAACGCGGTTATGTCCGGCGATTATCAGTGAAAGCCTTTCAGCGGCAGAATCGCGGCAAACCTGATTCATCGGTATCTACGAAACCGGAGGAAAGCAGCGATGCCGTTAACCAGACCCTCTGGACTAACACTGCCCAAGAACTGCTGGTTGTTACCCGGAGCGGCAAAGCGTACACGATTAAGGTCGGAGATATTCCGGTTAGTGCAGGGCGCAATGCCAAGGGAACTCCTCTCGTCACGCTATTGCCCAACGCGGCTCAAGGTGATCCGGAAACGATTAGTGCCCAACTTTTAATTCCAGAACATGTTGAAGAGTTGAGTTTGGTCATGCTGACCCAACAAGGCCGAGCCAAGCGCGTACCACTCTCAGAATTTACCAACCTCACGAGTCGCGGGTTGACCGCTTTAAAGCTGAAAGATGATGATGAACTAGTGTACGCTTGTCCAGCTTTTATTGGTCAGCAAATTGTTCTAGCAACTTCTGGCGGGCGATTGCTACGCTTTGAGGTAGACGAAGACCAACTCCCGTTGATGGGACGCGCTGCCCAAGGCAACCAAGCTTTACGTCTCCGCAGGCAAGAAAGACTGGTGGGTTGTGCCGTCTTGGAAGCAGACAACCATCTACTGCTGGTATCAGAACGAGGCTATGCGAAACGGATGCCTGTCACAGCTTTGCGGCTGACTAACCGGGGTGAAATTGGTATCCAAGCGATTCAATTTACTGCCAAAACTGATAACTTGGCAGCTATGAGCGCCGCTCTGCCTAAGACTGAAGTGCTGTTGTGGACCAATCAAAACCGTTTAGCTCGCTTGACAGTCGAGACAGTGGCGATTCGGGGTAAAGATAGTCCAGGCGATCGCCTCTTCCCGCTCAATTCTGGGGAGAAAATTGCCACGATTACAGTGCTAGAAACTTCAACTAGTTCCTTAGAGACGGATTGA
- a CDS encoding ABC transporter ATP-binding protein: MVLVGPSGCGKSTLLRLIAGLEELTGGNIWVGDRLVNELPPKARDIAMVFQSYALYPHMSVYDNLAFGLRRTKLGNPELGNPESTRTRRNSRQQRLPVWAENLLVSSTRSLPKGLRYWSERERAVDERVRTVAQMLQIEPLLHRLPKQLSGGQKQRVALGRAMARNPQVFLMDEPLSNLDAKLRTETRAQIVKLQRQLGTTTIYVTHDQVEAMTMGDRIAVMNAGQIQQIASPLELYNRPVNRFVAEFIGSPTMNFLSVQVKAPLLITHPQFRLTLPEVWAATLQKYDGRSLLLGIRPEHVSVSVPAPKNLPVRVERVEALGNETQVLVRLVGAETSESTLQARISPDQAVQLGEEMWLAIATDKIHLFEPETGHAVFSR, encoded by the coding sequence ATGGTACTGGTGGGGCCATCGGGTTGCGGAAAAAGCACCTTACTTCGGTTGATTGCTGGGCTAGAGGAGTTAACTGGAGGCAATATTTGGGTGGGCGATCGCTTAGTCAACGAGTTACCTCCCAAAGCGCGAGATATCGCGATGGTGTTTCAGAGCTATGCGCTCTACCCGCACATGAGCGTCTACGATAATCTTGCCTTTGGCCTCAGGCGCACTAAACTAGGCAACCCAGAATTAGGCAATCCAGAATCAACCAGAACCCGGAGAAATAGCAGACAGCAAAGATTACCCGTTTGGGCTGAGAATTTGTTGGTTAGTTCTACGCGATCGCTACCTAAAGGGCTGCGTTACTGGTCGGAGCGAGAACGCGCTGTAGATGAACGAGTGCGAACCGTGGCCCAGATGCTCCAGATTGAGCCACTCTTGCACCGCTTACCCAAACAACTGTCCGGTGGACAGAAGCAGCGAGTCGCTTTGGGACGGGCGATGGCTCGCAATCCTCAGGTTTTCTTGATGGATGAGCCCTTGTCCAACCTGGATGCCAAGCTCCGCACTGAAACTCGTGCCCAAATTGTGAAACTACAACGACAACTGGGCACCACCACCATTTACGTTACCCACGACCAAGTGGAAGCGATGACGATGGGCGATCGCATTGCCGTGATGAATGCGGGCCAGATTCAACAGATCGCCTCACCGCTAGAGCTGTATAACCGACCTGTAAACCGCTTTGTGGCAGAGTTCATCGGCTCCCCTACCATGAACTTCCTGTCAGTTCAGGTCAAAGCTCCCCTACTAATTACCCATCCCCAATTTCGCCTCACCTTACCCGAAGTCTGGGCTGCAACCTTGCAAAAATATGATGGGCGATCGCTCCTGCTTGGAATTCGACCAGAACATGTAAGCGTCAGTGTACCAGCACCCAAGAATTTACCCGTCCGGGTAGAGCGAGTCGAAGCACTGGGCAATGAAACCCAAGTGCTCGTGCGTCTAGTAGGCGCTGAGACCTCAGAATCAACCTTACAAGCCCGGATTAGCCCTGACCAAGCGGTGCAGTTGGGTGAGGAGATGTGGCTTGCGATCGCCACTGACAAAATTCACCTGTTTGAACCTGAAACAGGTCATGCTGTTTTTTCTAGGTAG
- a CDS encoding chlorophyll a/b-binding protein encodes MQNSTKVTPPTMDDRNAWRVGFTPQAEIWNGRLAMLGFVAAALIELASGQGFLHFWGLM; translated from the coding sequence ATGCAAAACTCTACGAAAGTAACTCCTCCCACAATGGATGATCGCAATGCTTGGCGGGTCGGTTTTACGCCTCAAGCTGAGATTTGGAATGGTCGTCTTGCCATGTTGGGATTTGTGGCAGCCGCTTTAATTGAATTGGCTTCGGGGCAAGGATTTCTACATTTCTGGGGCTTGATGTAG
- a CDS encoding chlorophyll a/b-binding protein, translated as MMQDINKTNTPVMDDRNAWRFGFTPQAEIWNGRLAMLGFLAATLIELFSNEGFLHFWGLV; from the coding sequence ATGATGCAAGACATCAACAAGACCAACACTCCTGTCATGGACGATCGCAACGCTTGGCGTTTTGGTTTTACTCCCCAAGCCGAAATCTGGAATGGTCGCCTCGCAATGCTAGGCTTCCTAGCCGCTACTTTAATTGAGCTGTTTTCCAATGAAGGGTTTTTGCACTTTTGGGGCTTAGTGTAA